Proteins encoded by one window of Desulfomonilia bacterium:
- a CDS encoding peptide chain release factor 3 → MNGMNNEIGRRRTLAIVSHPDAGKTTLTEKLLLYGGAVQLAGSVKARKNQRSTTSDWMELERQRGISISSTVLSFEYNGHLINLLDTPGHKDFSEDTYRVLTAVDAAIMVIDAGKGIESQTKKLFEVCRMRGIPIFTFMNKMDRPSREPLELLDELESVLGIGAYPINWPLGTGPQFKGIWDRRTKLAHFYERTPGGSFRAPVSSFGLTDPVVRDQLDEATYKNVCEEVEMLDGAGADYSRAEVLAGKITPVFFGSASNNFGVQLLLDGFIEQSAPPMPRMSRGLPVKPENSAFSGFVFKIHANMDPNHRDRIVFIRVVSGRFTRDMTVTHVPSGKKLRLSNSNKIFGRDRETVDEAYPGDVIGIAGAKTLSIGDTLTEDPNVLFNEIPRFPPECFAFIHNEIPSNYKRFYDGLNQLLAEGVVHAFELPDAAQRVPLLAAVGPLQFEIVKYRLESEYGAPSRLEIADWTLARWFKDPGVNTEKLMLPTGAKIARDRTGQNLILFPTEWNLRYFIQNNKDCELSEYPAMAPEDLLQRVA, encoded by the coding sequence ATGAACGGCATGAATAACGAGATCGGAAGGCGCAGGACACTGGCAATCGTCTCTCACCCTGATGCGGGCAAAACGACCCTTACGGAAAAGCTGCTTCTCTACGGCGGAGCCGTTCAGCTGGCGGGGTCCGTCAAGGCCAGGAAAAATCAGCGCTCCACCACTTCGGACTGGATGGAACTCGAACGCCAGCGCGGCATTTCCATAAGCTCGACCGTGCTTTCTTTCGAATATAACGGACATCTGATAAACCTGCTCGATACACCCGGGCACAAGGACTTTTCCGAAGATACATACCGTGTGCTTACCGCAGTCGATGCGGCAATCATGGTAATAGACGCAGGCAAGGGCATCGAGAGCCAGACAAAAAAACTCTTTGAAGTCTGCAGGATGCGGGGCATCCCCATATTCACGTTCATGAACAAGATGGACAGACCTTCCCGGGAACCTCTGGAACTGCTGGACGAGCTTGAGAGCGTCCTTGGCATAGGGGCCTATCCCATAAACTGGCCGCTGGGCACTGGGCCTCAGTTCAAGGGAATCTGGGACAGGCGGACCAAGCTGGCACATTTTTACGAGCGCACCCCGGGAGGCTCTTTTCGTGCACCTGTTTCCAGCTTCGGCCTGACTGACCCGGTCGTCAGAGACCAGCTGGACGAAGCCACCTATAAGAACGTATGCGAGGAAGTTGAAATGCTTGACGGGGCCGGTGCGGATTACAGCCGGGCCGAGGTCCTTGCCGGCAAAATAACACCTGTTTTTTTCGGGAGCGCATCGAATAATTTCGGTGTGCAGCTCCTGCTTGACGGATTCATAGAGCAGTCTGCGCCACCCATGCCGCGCATGAGCCGGGGCTTGCCGGTCAAGCCCGAAAACAGCGCGTTCTCCGGTTTTGTTTTCAAGATTCACGCGAACATGGACCCGAACCACCGTGACCGGATAGTATTCATCCGGGTCGTATCGGGCCGTTTCACCCGTGATATGACGGTCACTCATGTGCCGAGCGGAAAGAAGCTGAGACTTTCAAATTCAAATAAGATATTCGGCCGCGACAGGGAAACCGTCGACGAGGCATATCCCGGCGATGTCATCGGGATTGCAGGGGCTAAAACCCTTTCCATAGGTGACACGCTAACCGAAGACCCCAACGTGCTCTTTAACGAGATTCCACGATTCCCTCCGGAGTGCTTCGCCTTTATCCACAATGAAATCCCGTCCAACTATAAGCGGTTCTATGACGGGTTGAATCAGCTGCTGGCCGAAGGGGTTGTGCATGCCTTCGAGCTGCCTGATGCCGCACAAAGGGTGCCTCTGCTGGCGGCTGTCGGACCCTTGCAGTTCGAAATCGTCAAGTACCGTCTGGAATCGGAATACGGTGCGCCTTCCCGCCTCGAAATTGCGGACTGGACTCTTGCCAGGTGGTTCAAGGATCCCGGAGTAAATACGGAAAAGCTGATGCTTCCCACAGGGGCGAAAATCGCAAGAGACAGGACCGGCCAGAACCTGATCCTTTTCCCGACCGAATGGAACCTGAGGTATTTTATCCAGAACAACAAAGACTGCGAGTTGAGCGAATATCCGGCAATGGCGCCTGAAGACTTATTGCAGCGCGTTGCCTGA
- a CDS encoding 3-keto-5-aminohexanoate cleavage protein yields MEKLIITAALTGAMQGKEANPNLPEQPDEIINDAYDCYNAGVSIVHLHARDKQGRSIGNAEIFKEINAGIRAKCPVIIQNTTGGVGIPINERVLSLNAGPESASLNMGTVVFFVGKEKKESPFTNLRSEIEAFAAKMIELDIKPEMEVYNPSMFGEVENLIRKNLIKKPYYINCVMGVDGMGGYAGTTKNLLTMIDLLPEGSIFNVSGIGRFQMEMNVASLIMGGNVRIGLEDNIYYKKGELAKSNAQLAERVVRLAREIGREVATPEEARKILGIKPLK; encoded by the coding sequence ATGGAAAAACTTATCATAACAGCGGCGCTTACAGGGGCGATGCAGGGCAAGGAGGCAAACCCGAACCTGCCGGAGCAGCCTGACGAGATCATAAATGACGCATACGACTGTTACAATGCAGGCGTTTCAATCGTTCACCTGCATGCCAGGGATAAGCAAGGCCGAAGCATTGGAAACGCTGAAATTTTCAAAGAGATCAACGCGGGCATAAGGGCGAAATGCCCTGTCATTATACAGAATACGACAGGGGGCGTGGGCATACCGATAAACGAAAGAGTTCTAAGCCTTAACGCCGGGCCCGAATCCGCTTCCCTCAATATGGGCACCGTCGTGTTCTTTGTCGGTAAGGAAAAAAAGGAAAGCCCGTTCACGAACCTCAGGAGCGAAATTGAAGCATTCGCCGCAAAGATGATCGAACTGGATATAAAGCCCGAAATGGAAGTCTACAACCCGTCCATGTTCGGTGAGGTCGAAAACCTCATCAGAAAAAACCTCATCAAGAAGCCCTATTACATCAACTGTGTAATGGGTGTGGACGGCATGGGCGGATATGCAGGAACGACAAAGAACCTGCTGACCATGATAGACCTCCTGCCCGAAGGCTCTATTTTCAATGTTTCGGGGATAGGGCGCTTTCAGATGGAAATGAACGTGGCGTCATTGATTATGGGCGGAAACGTCAGGATCGGCCTTGAAGACAATATCTATTATAAAAAAGGAGAGCTCGCAAAAAGCAATGCCCAGCTTGCCGAAAGGGTGGTGCGTCTCGCACGCGAAATCGGGCGTGAAGTGGCTACACCCGAAGAGGCCCGGAAAATTCTCGGCATAAAGCCTTTAAAATAA
- a CDS encoding FAD-dependent oxidoreductase, producing the protein MKLVFDSIELSPFEKEEDLSLKLTALYGLPVNTPFKVLRKSLDARDKAAIVWRYRIEADVPDNAAGNLLKMPGTSPAMEVPVYLPAGNLLKPLNVIIVGAGPAGLFCALRLIERGAAVTVIERGKPVEERMADIELLKKGGVLNEESNVLFGEGGAGTYSDGKLTTRIRRPEINWMLDKLIEMGAPLSIRYEQKPHLGTDRLKDIIKNIRQCILSSGSQIKFFEKACSLILHESRATGLITQTGNEYTADAVVLACGHSARDTYEMLKNTGVILEKKGFAAGLRAEHPAALINRIQYGTFADKGVLPAAEYVLTFNNRSTGRGTYSFCMCPGGEVINSSSERGMLCINGMSYSKRCGSFSNAAIVVTIMPEDIPGDALAGIDFQRLLERGAFSAGGGGFNAPAQRITSFLADRKDSTLPESSFMPGLNPSDHAYLPGWIVSEIRLALRIFEKKMKGYITEEALFIGVETRTSSPVRILRGEDMQSVSIPGLYPVGEGAGYAGGIVSSAVDGIRAADAILSGNA; encoded by the coding sequence ATGAAACTCGTTTTTGACTCCATCGAACTTTCGCCATTTGAAAAAGAAGAAGACCTTTCTTTAAAGCTCACAGCCCTTTACGGCCTGCCGGTAAACACCCCGTTCAAGGTTCTCAGAAAATCGCTTGATGCCCGCGACAAGGCCGCAATCGTATGGCGGTACAGGATAGAAGCGGATGTCCCGGATAATGCCGCCGGGAATTTGCTTAAGATGCCCGGAACAAGCCCTGCCATGGAAGTCCCTGTTTATTTACCAGCCGGAAACTTATTGAAACCTCTTAACGTAATTATTGTAGGAGCAGGACCTGCAGGGCTATTTTGTGCGCTCAGACTCATTGAACGGGGCGCGGCGGTCACTGTAATTGAGCGAGGTAAACCCGTAGAAGAACGCATGGCGGATATCGAGCTCCTGAAAAAAGGCGGGGTTCTCAATGAGGAAAGCAATGTCCTCTTTGGAGAAGGCGGAGCCGGGACATATTCGGACGGCAAACTTACGACCCGGATACGCAGGCCCGAAATCAACTGGATGCTCGATAAGCTTATTGAAATGGGCGCCCCTTTAAGCATCCGTTATGAACAGAAGCCGCACCTGGGTACGGACAGGCTGAAAGACATAATAAAAAACATCAGGCAATGCATTCTCAGTTCGGGTTCGCAGATAAAATTTTTCGAAAAGGCATGCTCTCTTATTCTTCATGAATCCCGGGCAACGGGTCTTATTACGCAAACAGGCAACGAATATACGGCAGACGCGGTGGTGCTTGCCTGCGGACATTCCGCGCGCGACACATATGAAATGCTTAAGAATACCGGTGTCATCCTGGAGAAAAAAGGTTTTGCAGCTGGGCTCAGGGCTGAACATCCGGCGGCCCTCATCAACCGCATACAGTACGGCACTTTCGCGGACAAAGGCGTGCTTCCCGCAGCGGAATATGTCCTCACATTCAACAACAGATCAACCGGCCGGGGAACATATTCCTTCTGCATGTGCCCGGGAGGAGAGGTTATCAATTCTTCATCGGAAAGAGGTATGCTCTGCATAAACGGCATGAGTTACTCTAAAAGATGCGGCAGTTTTTCTAATGCCGCCATAGTGGTAACCATAATGCCTGAGGATATTCCGGGTGATGCGCTTGCTGGCATCGATTTTCAGCGTCTTCTTGAAAGGGGGGCCTTCTCGGCCGGCGGTGGCGGTTTCAATGCCCCTGCGCAGCGTATCACCTCTTTTCTGGCAGACAGGAAAGACTCCACGCTCCCTGAATCCTCTTTCATGCCCGGCCTCAATCCTTCCGACCATGCATATCTTCCGGGATGGATAGTCTCAGAGATAAGGCTCGCATTGAGAATTTTCGAAAAAAAGATGAAAGGATACATAACCGAAGAGGCCCTGTTTATAGGGGTTGAGACAAGAACATCATCACCTGTTCGCATACTGCGGGGCGAAGATATGCAGTCTGTTTCAATTCCAGGTCTATATCCGGTGGGTGAAGGTGCAGGCTATGCAGGAGGCATTGTAAGCTCGGCAGTGGACGGTATAAGGGCGGCTGATGCAATTCTGTCAGGAAACGCCTGA